A genomic window from Sphingobacterium sp. BN32 includes:
- a CDS encoding family 20 glycosylhydrolase — translation MQLLTKMGLMILMTSMSSLSVLGQDLNLKWDYGKTYNGKDDLGLQLTLINKSNNTLNLNDYALWFSSMYPIKEGNFGAYTIHNRNGNLYSIDFNAQAIAAKDSLLIKYQSPYPIAHTSLIPNGFYLQQHNDPKKVIEIGDPTITPLKLSSAEQQQFLSALYDKNAARAGDANQLILPTPMSIKEGRGTLRLSGSVGYYIDAAFNFEMSMFQEFAAQLRQLNFTDAQQNAAKVRVLFDKTLGEEEYKLSINSNAVEIKAGKPSGAFYAIQSLKSLMTADQLNGIGNVNLPFLEVHDKPRYEYRGLMIDIARNFKDKQVILKYLDLMAMYKINKLHLHFIDDEGWRLEIPALPELTDIGSVRSPYFQDGQSLQPAYGSGTTVTNGHFLSKADFQEILKYAAARYITVIPEVETPGHARAAIKAMEARYKRLMAQGKQKEAEEFLLYEAEDKSVYSSAQYWDDNVMNPALPSVYRFLDVVISEIQQMYTEAGLKLETISLGGDEVPSGSWENSPKIKELMAKEGFKSVYEVWPYYIGRIQEICAAKDLQMAGWEEIGMVNKGNGMVVNEELAHKNMLLDVWNNVIGGGQEDLAYKLANAGYKTVFASCANYYLDMVWDKDFREPGLKWASISDLYQSFALLPESFFANMKYTDAGAKLEDSYIKGKVRLTEKGKSNLVGLKAALWQETVLTAERMDYMLLPRLYALAERAWRPAHAWEDDFKFDKKAFDKSYSAFINKVGKQELPKLQPLAGGFQYRLPSVGVKQQGDKLLANIEYPGFVIHYTTDGSEPNANSQVFPNEGIKVQKGQIIKLATVSTDGRVGRVSEFIQE, via the coding sequence ATGCAGCTATTAACGAAAATGGGACTTATGATTCTCATGACAAGCATGTCTAGCCTATCTGTGCTGGGTCAGGACCTTAACCTAAAATGGGATTATGGAAAGACCTACAATGGAAAGGACGATTTAGGACTTCAACTTACATTAATTAATAAATCAAACAATACCTTAAATCTCAACGATTACGCTTTATGGTTCAGCTCGATGTATCCCATTAAGGAGGGAAACTTTGGCGCTTATACCATCCATAATCGAAATGGGAATTTATACAGTATAGACTTCAATGCGCAAGCAATTGCCGCGAAGGACTCTTTATTGATCAAGTATCAATCGCCTTATCCGATTGCACATACCTCGCTTATCCCGAATGGCTTCTACTTACAGCAGCATAATGATCCTAAGAAAGTTATCGAGATTGGCGATCCTACAATTACCCCGTTGAAGTTGTCGAGCGCTGAGCAACAGCAGTTTCTAAGCGCACTTTATGATAAAAATGCCGCAAGAGCAGGCGATGCCAATCAGTTGATTCTTCCGACTCCGATGTCGATCAAGGAGGGTAGAGGCACGCTGAGACTTTCGGGCTCGGTGGGATATTACATCGATGCTGCGTTCAATTTTGAGATGAGCATGTTTCAGGAATTCGCTGCGCAACTTAGGCAATTGAATTTTACGGATGCACAGCAGAACGCCGCGAAGGTTAGGGTATTATTTGACAAGACTTTAGGGGAAGAAGAATATAAACTGTCGATCAATTCGAATGCTGTGGAAATTAAGGCAGGTAAGCCATCTGGAGCATTCTATGCCATACAATCGCTGAAGTCTTTAATGACTGCGGATCAATTAAATGGCATCGGAAATGTGAATCTACCATTTTTAGAAGTTCATGATAAACCCCGTTACGAATATAGGGGGTTGATGATTGACATTGCTAGAAATTTTAAGGATAAACAAGTTATCTTGAAATACCTCGATCTGATGGCGATGTACAAAATCAATAAGCTGCATCTTCATTTTATTGATGATGAGGGATGGCGTCTGGAGATTCCTGCGTTGCCAGAACTAACGGACATTGGATCGGTACGCTCGCCTTATTTTCAGGATGGTCAGAGTTTGCAACCAGCTTATGGCTCGGGAACCACAGTAACCAACGGGCATTTTCTTTCCAAAGCAGACTTTCAAGAGATATTAAAGTATGCCGCGGCTCGCTATATCACGGTTATTCCTGAGGTTGAAACTCCTGGACATGCACGCGCTGCAATCAAGGCTATGGAAGCTCGTTATAAGCGTCTGATGGCGCAAGGCAAGCAGAAGGAGGCGGAAGAGTTTTTGTTGTACGAAGCCGAAGATAAATCGGTATACAGCTCGGCGCAATACTGGGACGATAATGTGATGAACCCGGCACTCCCTTCAGTATATCGCTTTCTAGACGTCGTTATCAGCGAAATTCAGCAAATGTATACGGAAGCTGGATTGAAGTTGGAGACCATTTCCTTAGGAGGTGATGAGGTTCCGTCAGGTTCTTGGGAAAATTCACCGAAGATCAAAGAATTGATGGCTAAGGAAGGCTTCAAGTCAGTTTATGAGGTGTGGCCATATTACATTGGCAGGATCCAGGAAATCTGTGCTGCTAAAGATTTACAGATGGCCGGATGGGAAGAGATAGGAATGGTTAATAAGGGGAATGGCATGGTCGTTAATGAAGAGCTGGCACATAAGAATATGTTGCTGGATGTTTGGAATAACGTAATCGGAGGAGGACAAGAGGATTTAGCCTATAAGCTGGCGAATGCGGGATATAAGACGGTGTTCGCGAGCTGTGCAAACTACTATCTTGATATGGTGTGGGATAAGGATTTCCGTGAACCAGGTCTTAAGTGGGCGTCCATTTCTGATCTTTATCAATCTTTCGCCCTGCTTCCTGAGTCGTTCTTTGCCAATATGAAGTATACCGATGCGGGCGCTAAGCTGGAAGACAGCTATATCAAAGGAAAAGTAAGATTGACAGAGAAAGGAAAATCAAATCTAGTAGGCCTAAAGGCTGCTTTATGGCAAGAAACGGTACTCACGGCTGAACGAATGGATTATATGCTTCTGCCACGCTTATATGCTTTAGCAGAACGCGCATGGAGACCTGCGCACGCTTGGGAAGATGACTTTAAGTTCGATAAGAAAGCTTTTGATAAATCCTATTCTGCCTTTATCAATAAGGTAGGAAAGCAAGAGCTTCCGAAGTTACAACCGCTTGCAGGAGGATTCCAATACCGTTTGCCATCCGTA
- a CDS encoding DUF72 domain-containing protein — MKFGQVADPSSIDFKLPKTPKETLALLKKHKSKKPLSIYVGCAKWNRSDLKGFYPRGTKDELTYYATQFNSIEMNATFYKSPTKDQVETWKNKTPDGFKFFPKITQSISHYGRLLNFEEKLEAFVDSTVLFEKKLEMAFLQMINNFKPKDFDRVERFVEKFPKGYPLAVEVRNEEWFEPENAEKLYSLLEKNKITNIIVDTPGRRDMLHMRLTTPTAFVRFVGANHPIDYPRLDEWVERIAAWKKAGLQNLYFFIHERTEIDSPLLATHFIQQLNQELGTKLRVPEKANINQK, encoded by the coding sequence ATGAAATTCGGACAAGTAGCAGATCCATCATCCATCGACTTCAAACTCCCCAAAACCCCAAAGGAAACGCTTGCGCTATTAAAAAAGCATAAAAGCAAGAAACCCCTGTCCATATACGTAGGATGTGCAAAATGGAACCGCAGCGATCTGAAAGGCTTCTATCCTCGGGGCACAAAAGACGAGCTGACTTACTACGCTACGCAGTTCAATTCCATTGAAATGAATGCTACGTTCTATAAATCGCCAACCAAGGATCAGGTGGAAACCTGGAAAAACAAAACACCGGATGGCTTTAAATTCTTTCCGAAGATTACGCAGTCCATATCCCATTACGGTCGACTCCTGAACTTCGAAGAAAAACTAGAAGCCTTTGTCGATTCCACCGTATTGTTCGAAAAGAAACTCGAAATGGCGTTCTTACAGATGATCAACAACTTTAAGCCGAAGGATTTTGATCGCGTTGAGCGCTTCGTCGAGAAGTTTCCGAAAGGATATCCATTGGCGGTGGAAGTGCGAAATGAAGAATGGTTTGAGCCGGAAAATGCCGAAAAACTTTACAGCTTGCTCGAGAAAAATAAAATAACCAACATAATTGTCGACACACCCGGTCGTCGCGATATGTTGCACATGCGACTGACGACCCCTACGGCATTTGTTCGTTTCGTTGGAGCAAACCATCCTATCGATTATCCTCGTTTGGACGAGTGGGTAGAGCGGATTGCAGCTTGGAAAAAGGCAGGCCTGCAGAATCTCTATTTTTTCATCCACGAACGAACGGAAATAGATTCGCCCCTATTGGCGACGCATTTTATCCAGCAACTGAATCAAGAACTCGGCACGAAGCTACGCGTTCCGGAAAAGGCTAATATAAATCAAAAATAA
- a CDS encoding cold-shock protein, translating to MAKSQLTFKKKETAKKKLQKKQEKQERREINKSNNNKGKALEEMFAYVDEFGNISDTPPSQPYKFKEEDLQRPADPTEEYHFGKVSFYNEVGHYGFIRDNETRETVYFNDNLAGMVLNLNQAVKYKYARSKQGNQITEVEKI from the coding sequence ATGGCTAAAAGTCAACTCACATTTAAGAAAAAAGAAACTGCAAAGAAGAAGCTTCAGAAGAAGCAAGAAAAACAAGAACGAAGAGAAATCAACAAGTCGAACAACAATAAGGGCAAAGCTCTTGAAGAAATGTTTGCTTACGTGGACGAGTTTGGAAATATTTCAGATACGCCACCATCGCAACCTTACAAATTCAAAGAAGAAGACCTTCAGCGTCCAGCTGACCCGACGGAAGAATACCATTTCGGAAAAGTGTCTTTCTACAACGAAGTAGGTCATTATGGTTTTATCCGTGACAACGAAACGAGAGAAACTGTTTATTTTAATGACAACTTAGCGGGTATGGTATTGAATCTTAACCAAGCGGTTAAATACAAATACGCGCGTTCTAAGCAAGGAAATCAAATTACGGAAGTAGAGAAGATTTAA
- a CDS encoding DUF5916 domain-containing protein — translation MKNLIMGIALSLLVCVASTAKAQDPRKEVVTFEDAYKRTYNISKIENQKPQIDGKLDEDIWQKQGMWSEKFSQVIPFERVHTNSWTRVKLFYDDQNIYVGVYCKDEHPETMNAFIGNRDDNSNGDLISIAFDTYHDYRVAPEFNINLGGNKTDLTVTDKLSVNLSWNAVWEGRTHINMQDSSWTAELRIPFSQLRYNQENEDGVWGLHVRRIIRRNNEVQNWSLIPIKNNGHVFSFGEMHGMTDLPKPRGIEFLPYAMTKYVNEPKIPNSPFQKGQKFHLNAGLDAKFSLSDYTFDMTINPDYGQVELDPSVMNLTAYEVFYDEKRPFFLEGKHILEFDNNERGMMFYSRRIGAMPSYKPQGIDNVENFASTPGFIPILGALKLTGTNKNGLTVGLLESITAKTQSQTSRKGIRGEELTEPLTNYTVARLQKNWDGNTLFGGMITSVNRKLDEDHLKEALVENAFTAGLDFTQYFNKRLYYIDAKAMYSSLNGSASSILMKKRNATHYYHRASGIDYLDLDPTATTLAGTGGYVKAGKKGNAQWNYSQTFNWSSPGFDLNDVGYNKESDYMLNESEVAFRKTDPWGPFRFAGINLTQKNIWNFGGQAINNDVAVRFRSLSTVHRFEMDVKETFSWNTVDSRRLRGGPDMRYGSNFETNVDLSTDRAKRVVFKVLYNGRHYMEEKTAYNTLQPSFIFRIGNHVKLTTQFNYANNSDELQYVNTVKASAGNEESTEYVLGRMKQRTYGVTMNMQVNLTPDISIQYYGSPFTSTAKYDRFKTALDTRSHHYEDRFSAIAEQEISAGDGNYAVIKDGKSFSFKDPNFSFNEFRSNLVARWEYKPGSTVYLVWEHNRSRQDPRYYPTWGNNIDRMFGFQGVNTLMLKMNYWFAL, via the coding sequence TTGAAGAATTTAATAATGGGAATTGCCCTTTCGTTGCTTGTTTGCGTAGCATCAACAGCAAAGGCTCAGGACCCAAGAAAAGAGGTAGTTACTTTTGAAGACGCCTACAAACGAACCTACAATATCAGCAAAATAGAAAACCAAAAGCCCCAGATTGATGGAAAGCTAGACGAGGATATTTGGCAGAAGCAGGGGATGTGGTCGGAGAAATTCTCACAGGTTATTCCTTTCGAGCGCGTCCATACGAATTCCTGGACACGCGTTAAGCTATTTTACGATGATCAGAATATTTATGTAGGTGTGTATTGCAAAGATGAGCATCCCGAGACGATGAATGCGTTTATAGGGAATCGCGACGATAATAGCAATGGCGATTTGATCAGTATTGCTTTTGATACCTATCATGATTACCGGGTCGCGCCGGAATTCAATATCAATCTTGGCGGTAATAAAACGGATCTAACGGTAACAGACAAGCTATCGGTAAACCTTAGCTGGAATGCTGTATGGGAGGGGAGGACGCATATTAATATGCAGGACTCTTCCTGGACGGCAGAGCTGCGGATCCCCTTCAGCCAGCTTCGCTACAATCAGGAAAACGAAGATGGTGTATGGGGGCTGCATGTTCGCCGAATTATCCGGAGAAACAATGAGGTGCAGAACTGGAGCTTAATTCCTATTAAAAATAACGGACATGTCTTTTCTTTCGGCGAGATGCACGGTATGACGGATCTTCCGAAGCCGAGAGGCATCGAATTCCTGCCCTATGCGATGACGAAATATGTAAATGAACCGAAGATTCCGAATAGTCCTTTTCAGAAAGGTCAGAAGTTTCACCTGAATGCGGGGCTGGACGCGAAGTTCTCCCTGAGCGATTATACCTTCGACATGACGATCAATCCCGATTACGGGCAGGTGGAATTAGACCCTTCGGTTATGAACTTGACGGCCTATGAGGTCTTCTATGATGAAAAACGACCATTTTTCTTGGAGGGGAAACATATCCTAGAATTTGATAATAACGAGCGGGGGATGATGTTTTATTCGCGTCGTATCGGTGCAATGCCATCTTACAAACCACAAGGAATAGATAATGTAGAGAACTTCGCCAGTACACCTGGCTTTATCCCTATTTTGGGGGCACTAAAACTGACGGGGACCAACAAAAATGGGCTTACTGTAGGCTTACTGGAAAGCATCACGGCAAAAACACAGTCTCAGACCTCAAGAAAAGGTATTCGCGGCGAGGAACTGACCGAACCCCTAACGAATTATACTGTCGCCCGCTTGCAGAAGAACTGGGACGGAAATACGCTGTTCGGTGGAATGATTACTTCCGTGAACCGGAAGCTGGATGAGGATCATTTAAAAGAGGCGCTCGTAGAGAACGCCTTTACAGCAGGGTTGGACTTTACCCAGTATTTCAATAAGCGATTGTATTATATCGACGCTAAGGCGATGTATAGTAGCTTAAACGGCTCCGCCAGCTCGATATTGATGAAAAAGCGCAATGCCACACATTATTATCATCGGGCATCGGGTATAGATTACCTGGATCTGGATCCTACAGCGACTACGCTCGCCGGTACAGGAGGTTATGTGAAGGCGGGAAAAAAGGGGAATGCTCAATGGAATTATTCGCAAACCTTTAACTGGTCTTCGCCGGGTTTTGACTTGAATGACGTGGGCTATAACAAAGAGTCGGATTACATGCTGAACGAATCGGAAGTTGCCTTCCGCAAGACCGACCCTTGGGGTCCTTTCCGATTTGCAGGCATCAATTTGACCCAAAAGAACATCTGGAATTTCGGAGGGCAGGCGATCAATAACGATGTCGCTGTCCGCTTTCGTAGCTTAAGTACCGTCCATCGGTTTGAAATGGACGTGAAAGAAACCTTCAGCTGGAATACAGTAGATAGCCGTAGGCTACGCGGCGGTCCCGATATGCGCTATGGATCTAACTTCGAAACAAATGTCGATTTGAGTACCGACCGTGCCAAGCGGGTCGTTTTTAAGGTTCTCTACAACGGACGGCATTATATGGAAGAAAAAACAGCTTACAATACCTTACAGCCAAGTTTTATTTTCCGAATCGGCAATCACGTAAAGCTGACTACACAATTCAACTATGCCAACAATAGCGACGAGCTACAATATGTGAACACGGTAAAGGCTAGTGCTGGGAACGAGGAAAGCACCGAATATGTTTTGGGCCGAATGAAGCAACGTACGTATGGTGTCACCATGAATATGCAAGTGAACCTGACGCCGGATATTTCCATCCAATACTATGGTTCTCCGTTTACTTCGACTGCAAAATATGATCGATTTAAAACTGCATTGGATACCCGATCGCATCACTACGAAGATCGATTCTCTGCCATCGCCGAACAGGAGATAAGCGCAGGAGATGGAAACTATGCGGTAATAAAGGATGGGAAGTCTTTTAGTTTTAAAGATCCGAACTTTAGTTTCAATGAGTTTCGATCGAACCTCGTCGCCCGATGGGAATACAAGCCCGGTTCGACGGTTTATTTGGTCTGGGAACATAATCGCTCCAGACAGGATCCACGCTACTATCCAACCTGGGGAAACAACATCGATCGCATGTTCGGATTCCAAGGTGTAAACACCTTGATGCTCAAGATGAACTACTGGTTTGCCCTGTAA
- a CDS encoding RagB/SusD family nutrient uptake outer membrane protein has product MKKIFKFFVIAGLCVVSASCTKLDEEPTSILVPSQYFNTEADAEAAVMGIYSLVSNGDGYGRRLTMVLQLLGDDMDIADIGTQSSRIQLNNFSHDASNQDILAVWRTAYLGIGAANAAIDGIPKVQMDEKKKNALIAEARVLRALFYSHLVQLFGDVPYMGASVTDPATVTDISRTKADEVYGHMIEDCKFGVANLPNTYASNNRARPSKGSAQTLLASIYMIQGKWAEAATEADAVIKAASSYNYALVKDFQDLWKADLGYQSEHVWVADFAGGITGENSSNVDYTAPMTGVRDADMQGWSVLVPSNGMFSSFSDQDYRKKVSYLLETPIKGVMTPWNKFRWPKIHTAKWCLFPGDNAGADGADSDIKHVIFRYAEVLLMAAEAINESKGGPTAEAYSYLNAVRARARYTPQGQQAYPADAAGMTQAQFRAAVREERRVELAFEWKRWYDIKRWNIVVESFTKPDALEKQANVKEHHKLLPVPQDEINRNQNLLPQNPGY; this is encoded by the coding sequence ATGAAAAAGATATTTAAGTTTTTTGTTATCGCTGGGTTATGTGTTGTATCAGCTTCCTGTACGAAGTTAGATGAAGAACCGACCAGCATATTAGTTCCCTCACAGTATTTCAATACAGAAGCCGATGCTGAGGCTGCGGTGATGGGTATATATAGTTTAGTTTCTAATGGAGATGGTTATGGACGACGTTTGACGATGGTGCTGCAACTATTGGGTGATGATATGGATATTGCTGATATCGGTACGCAATCCAGTCGTATCCAACTCAATAACTTTAGTCATGATGCTAGTAATCAGGATATCCTCGCGGTATGGCGAACAGCCTACTTAGGAATTGGAGCTGCCAATGCGGCTATCGACGGGATTCCGAAAGTTCAGATGGATGAAAAGAAGAAAAATGCCCTTATTGCGGAAGCTAGGGTATTGAGAGCCTTGTTCTATTCGCATTTAGTGCAGTTGTTTGGCGATGTGCCTTATATGGGCGCTAGTGTTACGGATCCAGCAACAGTAACTGACATCTCGAGAACGAAGGCAGATGAAGTGTATGGTCATATGATCGAAGATTGTAAGTTTGGGGTGGCGAATCTACCGAATACGTATGCGAGTAATAATCGTGCAAGACCCTCAAAAGGTTCAGCACAGACATTATTAGCGTCAATTTACATGATACAAGGGAAGTGGGCCGAGGCAGCGACCGAGGCGGACGCTGTAATCAAGGCTGCGAGCTCTTATAACTATGCTTTGGTAAAAGACTTCCAGGATCTATGGAAAGCAGACCTAGGTTATCAATCGGAGCATGTATGGGTAGCAGACTTTGCGGGTGGTATCACGGGAGAGAACAGCTCGAACGTGGATTATACGGCGCCAATGACGGGCGTTCGTGATGCCGATATGCAGGGTTGGAGTGTATTAGTGCCGTCCAATGGCATGTTCAGCAGTTTCTCCGATCAGGATTATCGCAAAAAGGTTAGCTACCTGTTAGAAACACCAATTAAGGGGGTGATGACACCTTGGAATAAGTTCCGTTGGCCTAAGATCCATACCGCGAAGTGGTGTTTGTTTCCGGGCGATAATGCAGGTGCTGATGGCGCAGACTCGGATATCAAGCACGTTATCTTCCGTTATGCGGAGGTGCTATTGATGGCTGCGGAAGCAATCAACGAGAGCAAAGGCGGTCCTACGGCTGAGGCTTACAGTTATCTGAATGCTGTTAGGGCTCGTGCGCGCTATACACCGCAAGGACAACAGGCTTATCCTGCCGATGCTGCGGGGATGACACAGGCACAATTCAGGGCGGCAGTTCGCGAAGAACGTCGTGTAGAACTGGCATTCGAATGGAAGCGTTGGTATGATATCAAGCGTTGGAATATCGTAGTGGAATCTTTTACCAAACCAGATGCTTTAGAAAAGCAGGCTAATGTGAAAGAACATCATAAGCTATTGCCAGTGCCACAGGATGAGATCAACAGAAATCAAAACTTGTTGCCACAGAATCCGGGGTATTAA
- a CDS encoding TonB-dependent receptor produces the protein MYKNYDVRPGLNGLASRRMNGKILSIIASFLVMGSTQAHALAPSTTSSIHNSISKQSTVNGRVTDGGSPVQGVSVTMKGVAGSGTTTNANGEFSVQVDNPNATLVFTMVGFTTQEVPLRGQSNVNVSLASADTDIEQVVVIGYGTQKKSDLTGSVSSVGSEKINAFPLAGTAQALQGRAPGVSVSSINGEPGRAPRVRVRGGTSINASSDPLYVVDGFPGSTPPAPEDVESIEILKDASATAIYGSRGANGVIMITTKKGKIGKPMVEFNNSIATQQVGKRLDLLNASEFGAYINDVYVNGGNNNIPFPNPESLGEGTDWQDLVFRNGNLLSNQLSVSGGSDNIRYYTAVNHYGQKGTVIESDYRRFSGTSNLDMKVNDRIKIGTRLLFNRSILNGVRTQESSSGTTAAGVISGALRFEPTQGIFDDAGNYTLKKFGDPHDNPVAAARERANEVKTDLFQGNGYLELTLLKDLIFRSTVGLQVSNQRTGNYVSKRLVEGRNFGGIGSIAAHKNTNVISENYLNYNLKINEANNLDAMVGYSYQSSRNESWQANNRNFISDSFSYWNLGAGSNYQNASSNLEDWIMSSFYGRINYNLLGRYLFTATGRYDGSSRFGENNKWAFFPSAAFAWNVNQEPFMESVEAISNLKIRTSYGETGNSEIGSYQSLARYSATLATMAGVPVNAVRPTNVANPNLTWETTKQTDAGIDIGFLNNKINLTVDYYYKKTIDLLYSVPLPIYSGYTGSLQNVGSVENKGWEFALGTTNIDRELKWNTDFNITFNRNKILQLPGGDIRYNTIPGHMLSTDSQILREGEVVGAFYGWVFDGVYQQGDDFSPQPSKKPGDVKYKDIFGRDASNNLVAGADGKINADDRTIIGNPHPDFIFGFNNDFKYKNFDLNIFFQGSYGNDMLNITRMELDWMAGKGNATKDALNRWTPTNTNTDVPRASASNNPEVSSRWVEDGSYLRLKNLALGYNVPKTAIGKIGIDQLRLFASAQNIWTWTNYSGFDPEVSFQDSNRNIGLDYMGYPNIKSFTFGINARF, from the coding sequence ATGTACAAAAATTATGATGTACGGCCGGGCCTCAATGGTTTGGCGTCTAGAAGGATGAATGGCAAGATTCTGTCTATTATTGCCTCTTTTTTGGTGATGGGCAGTACACAAGCGCATGCGCTTGCTCCTTCAACTACGAGCAGTATCCACAACAGTATTTCTAAGCAATCAACAGTAAATGGGCGAGTAACAGATGGCGGCTCTCCGGTGCAAGGGGTTTCCGTAACGATGAAGGGGGTAGCGGGATCAGGAACGACGACCAATGCGAACGGTGAGTTCAGTGTTCAGGTGGATAACCCGAATGCAACACTAGTCTTTACGATGGTTGGTTTCACTACACAAGAGGTTCCATTGCGCGGGCAAAGCAATGTAAATGTTAGTTTGGCTTCTGCCGATACAGATATCGAACAGGTTGTCGTAATCGGATATGGTACTCAGAAAAAGAGCGACCTGACGGGTTCAGTTTCTTCCGTAGGTTCGGAGAAAATCAATGCTTTCCCGCTGGCGGGTACAGCGCAGGCATTACAGGGGCGTGCTCCGGGGGTATCGGTGTCCAGTATCAATGGCGAGCCTGGGCGGGCGCCACGCGTTCGCGTTCGTGGAGGAACTTCCATCAATGCTAGCTCTGACCCTTTATATGTAGTGGATGGTTTCCCGGGCAGTACTCCGCCTGCACCTGAGGATGTCGAGTCGATCGAGATTCTGAAGGATGCCTCGGCAACTGCAATATATGGTTCCCGTGGTGCTAATGGGGTTATCATGATTACAACGAAAAAGGGTAAGATCGGAAAACCTATGGTCGAGTTCAATAATTCTATCGCCACGCAACAAGTCGGAAAGCGATTGGATCTGTTGAACGCATCGGAATTCGGGGCGTATATTAATGATGTTTATGTGAATGGTGGCAATAATAATATCCCTTTTCCTAATCCGGAATCTTTGGGCGAGGGTACAGATTGGCAGGATCTGGTTTTCCGCAATGGTAATCTTCTGAGCAACCAATTATCGGTATCCGGCGGCTCAGATAATATTCGATACTACACTGCGGTCAATCATTACGGACAAAAAGGTACTGTTATTGAATCGGATTACCGTCGTTTCTCAGGTACGTCGAATTTGGACATGAAGGTCAACGATCGCATTAAGATCGGAACGCGTTTGCTATTCAACAGAAGCATATTAAACGGTGTAAGAACACAAGAGAGTAGTAGTGGTACGACCGCTGCAGGTGTTATCTCCGGCGCTTTACGCTTCGAGCCTACGCAGGGCATCTTTGACGACGCAGGAAACTATACCTTAAAGAAGTTCGGCGATCCGCATGACAACCCTGTTGCTGCAGCTAGAGAAAGAGCGAATGAAGTGAAAACCGACTTGTTCCAAGGGAATGGCTATCTGGAGCTTACCTTATTAAAGGATTTGATTTTCCGCAGTACGGTAGGTTTGCAGGTTAGCAACCAACGTACCGGTAATTACGTATCAAAACGATTGGTAGAGGGACGTAACTTTGGAGGGATAGGCTCCATCGCAGCACATAAAAATACGAATGTAATCAGTGAGAACTATTTGAACTATAATCTGAAGATCAACGAGGCGAATAACTTAGACGCGATGGTTGGTTACTCTTATCAGAGTTCGAGAAATGAGTCATGGCAAGCAAACAATAGGAACTTTATCTCCGACAGCTTCTCTTATTGGAATTTAGGCGCCGGTTCTAATTATCAGAATGCCTCTTCGAATTTGGAGGACTGGATCATGTCTTCTTTCTACGGTCGTATCAATTATAATCTCTTGGGAAGATACCTGTTCACCGCAACTGGTCGTTATGATGGTTCCTCCCGATTTGGAGAAAACAATAAATGGGCGTTTTTCCCGTCGGCAGCCTTTGCATGGAATGTTAACCAAGAGCCTTTCATGGAGTCTGTTGAAGCGATTTCCAACTTAAAGATCAGAACAAGTTACGGAGAGACCGGTAACTCTGAGATCGGTTCATATCAGTCCTTAGCGCGCTATTCAGCAACCTTAGCGACTATGGCTGGAGTACCTGTAAATGCTGTTCGTCCTACGAACGTTGCCAACCCGAACTTAACTTGGGAAACGACGAAACAAACAGATGCAGGTATCGACATCGGATTCTTAAATAATAAAATCAACCTGACAGTAGATTACTATTACAAGAAAACAATAGACTTACTGTATTCTGTTCCATTGCCAATTTATTCCGGATATACAGGCTCTCTACAAAACGTGGGGAGTGTAGAGAACAAAGGATGGGAATTTGCATTAGGAACAACGAATATCGATCGTGAATTGAAATGGAATACCGACTTCAATATCACTTTCAACAGAAACAAAATTCTTCAATTGCCGGGTGGCGATATTCGTTATAATACTATTCCTGGGCATATGTTGTCTACCGACTCGCAGATATTGCGCGAAGGTGAAGTGGTAGGAGCGTTTTACGGTTGGGTTTTTGATGGAGTATACCAACAAGGCGATGACTTTAGTCCGCAACCTAGCAAAAAACCGGGCGACGTAAAGTATAAGGATATCTTTGGTCGTGATGCTTCTAATAACCTAGTAGCCGGAGCTGATGGCAAGATTAATGCAGATGATAGAACAATCATCGGTAATCCTCATCCGGACTTTATCTTCGGTTTCAACAATGATTTCAAATACAAGAACTTTGATTTAAATATCTTTTTCCAAGGGTCTTACGGTAATGACATGTTGAATATCACACGTATGGAGTTAGACTGGATGGCAGGTAAAGGAAATGCAACGAAAGATGCATTAAACCGCTGGACACCAACAAATACCAATACAGATGTGCCGCGTGCGAGTGCTTCTAACAACCCGGAAGTATCCTCTCGTTGGGTTGAAGATGGTTCTTACCTACGTCTGAAGAACTTAGCCTTGGGCTATAATGTTCCGAAGACTGCCATCGGTAAAATCGGGATAGATCAATTGCGCTTATTTGCTAGTGCACAGAATATCTGGACATGGACCAATTACTCGGGATTTGATCCTGAAGTTAGCTTCCAGGATTCTAACCGCAACATCGGTTTAGACTACATGGGCTATCCAAACATCAAGTCTTTCACTTTTGGTATTAATGCAAGATTTTAA